The following are encoded in a window of Prochlorococcus marinus str. MIT 1013 genomic DNA:
- the queG gene encoding tRNA epoxyqueuosine(34) reductase QueG has product MNLKKSLLLTKKIKEKAFKEGFDAVGIAKVPGSSRIKLRSASLERWLQAGHQAKMEWMKSPRRKNIENMLEGVQSVLAVGLNYYVDTENNPKDISIARYGWGQDYHKVIEKKLKKVARFLEKERPNSKWKICVDTSAFLDKAWAEEAGIGWIGKHSNIINSEIGSWMFLGHLLSTEDLTADKPSKPICGECEKCIEACPTNAIEEPFIVNSNKCLAYHTLENREKELPKNIINKMGNWVAGCDICQDVCPWNQKNIPSTLEPDLQPSEWILNISKKDALSWSDSKWKDNLNNSALKRIKPWMWRRNINSISNNP; this is encoded by the coding sequence GTGAACTTAAAAAAATCTCTTCTTTTAACAAAAAAAATCAAAGAAAAAGCGTTTAAAGAAGGTTTTGATGCAGTAGGGATTGCAAAAGTTCCAGGATCTTCGAGAATCAAACTTCGATCTGCTTCCTTAGAAAGATGGTTGCAAGCTGGCCATCAAGCAAAAATGGAATGGATGAAAAGTCCAAGAAGAAAAAATATAGAAAACATGCTTGAAGGCGTGCAAAGTGTTCTCGCAGTTGGTCTTAATTACTATGTAGATACAGAAAACAATCCTAAAGACATATCCATTGCCAGATACGGATGGGGGCAAGATTATCACAAAGTTATTGAAAAAAAATTAAAGAAAGTTGCCCGATTTCTTGAAAAAGAAAGGCCAAACTCTAAATGGAAAATATGTGTAGATACGAGCGCATTTTTAGATAAAGCATGGGCAGAGGAAGCTGGTATTGGATGGATTGGAAAACACAGCAATATAATTAATTCTGAAATTGGGTCTTGGATGTTTTTAGGTCATCTTTTGTCAACTGAAGATTTAACAGCTGATAAACCCTCAAAACCCATATGTGGTGAATGTGAAAAATGTATTGAAGCCTGCCCAACTAATGCAATTGAAGAACCATTTATTGTCAACTCAAATAAATGTTTGGCATATCACACCTTAGAAAACAGAGAAAAAGAATTACCTAAAAATATTATTAATAAAATGGGTAATTGGGTAGCAGGTTGTGATATTTGTCAAGATGTTTGCCCGTGGAATCAAAAAAATATTCCTAGCACTTTAGAACCGGATCTACAACCTTCTGAATGGATATTAAATATAAGTAAAAAAGATGCGTTGTCTTGGAGTGATTCAAAATGGAAAGACAATTTAAACAACTCAGCATTAAAACGAATTAAACCCTGGATGTGGCGAAGAAATATAAATTCAATATCAAATAATCCGTAA